The following proteins are encoded in a genomic region of Micrococcaceae bacterium Sec5.8:
- a CDS encoding SDR family NAD(P)-dependent oxidoreductase, producing the protein MTTIAIIGAGSGLGTAVARRFGAEGFAVALISRNQGRVDALAEGLAGEGIEARGFAADVRDQASITRALERATETLGPIEVLQYSPLPQKDFMRPVLETTPADLIGPVEFSIYGPVAAVHQVLPGMRFLGGNRGTILFVNGGSAVKPGRNVTGTSVAFAGQAAYAQLLHEALGEEGIQVSQLIIGGRIIEGDPEKDPAVLAGHLWDLHTRRDRFRLQISAD; encoded by the coding sequence ATGACTACTATCGCAATTATTGGCGCAGGATCCGGGCTTGGAACCGCCGTCGCGAGGCGCTTTGGCGCGGAAGGCTTCGCCGTCGCGCTCATATCCCGCAACCAGGGACGCGTTGACGCGTTGGCCGAAGGGCTGGCGGGCGAAGGCATCGAAGCCAGGGGCTTCGCCGCCGACGTGCGGGACCAGGCATCGATCACCCGGGCACTGGAGCGCGCCACGGAGACCCTCGGACCGATTGAGGTCCTGCAGTACAGCCCCCTGCCGCAAAAGGATTTTATGCGGCCGGTTCTCGAGACCACGCCCGCCGACCTGATCGGACCGGTGGAATTCTCCATCTACGGTCCGGTCGCGGCGGTGCATCAGGTCCTTCCCGGCATGCGGTTCCTCGGCGGGAACAGGGGAACGATCCTCTTTGTCAATGGCGGCTCCGCGGTGAAGCCCGGACGCAACGTCACGGGCACCTCGGTGGCCTTCGCCGGGCAGGCGGCGTACGCGCAGCTTCTCCATGAGGCCCTCGGCGAGGAGGGCATCCAGGTATCCCAGCTCATTATCGGCGGCCGCATCATTGAAGGGGATCCCGAGAAGGATCCCGCTGTCCTGGCCGGCCACCTGTGGGACCTGCACACCCGCCGGGACCGGTTCCGCCTTCAGATCAGCGCCGACTAA